The Propionibacterium freudenreichii subsp. freudenreichii genome contains a region encoding:
- the hemG gene encoding protoporphyrinogen oxidase, translating into MSTTDRVTTPTPTVSGTDAPGPDASHCHLVVVGGGITGLAAAWQGMARGARVSVVESDDHFGGKVVTDRRDGFLVEQGPDSFVAYRPAALKLIEELGLSDQVIAPGGGRRVSLLSRGKLRPMPAGMGMVLPTRMWPFVTTTVLSWPDKIRAGLDLVIPRRLPDHDVAIGAFLRQRLGDGIVRRFADPMVGGIYGAGIDELSLDAVLPSLRDNERDHRSLMVASLAGGRASRRAARQRAAQNNAQQNSSHQNSTGQNNSAGTRGPAASPFRTLRGGLGQLIDALVDQLRAGGVELLVNTSVDLLGRDGVHLSDGRVLPADAVVLAGGVASSARLLRPQLPAAARALAQIPLASTTIVSLAWPVSAFDVAPDSQGWLEADAGPVSGLTASSIKFAGRAPDGSVLMRVFVPDKRGPLTDAPDDELLSAVIDHVRPLLGVHGEPGLTQITRWHKVMPKYTVGHLERAAVVDSTLAEQRPTWAVAGSALHGVGLPDCISDARHSADEVIDAALAATPSAPTGNAATDRTETR; encoded by the coding sequence ATGAGCACCACCGATCGTGTGACCACCCCCACCCCGACCGTTTCCGGCACCGACGCGCCCGGCCCTGATGCCTCGCACTGCCACCTGGTGGTGGTCGGCGGCGGCATCACCGGCCTGGCCGCTGCCTGGCAGGGCATGGCCCGCGGCGCGCGGGTCAGCGTTGTGGAGTCCGATGACCACTTCGGCGGCAAGGTCGTCACCGACCGGCGCGACGGCTTCCTGGTGGAGCAGGGGCCCGACTCGTTCGTCGCCTACCGGCCCGCCGCACTGAAGTTGATCGAGGAGCTGGGCCTGTCCGACCAGGTGATCGCACCGGGTGGGGGACGCCGTGTGAGCCTGCTGTCGCGCGGCAAGCTGCGTCCGATGCCGGCCGGCATGGGCATGGTGCTGCCGACCCGCATGTGGCCCTTCGTCACCACCACCGTGCTGTCATGGCCCGACAAGATCCGCGCCGGGCTCGACCTGGTGATCCCGCGCCGCCTGCCCGACCATGACGTGGCGATCGGCGCCTTCCTGCGCCAACGCCTGGGTGATGGCATCGTGCGTCGCTTCGCCGATCCGATGGTCGGCGGCATCTACGGTGCCGGTATCGACGAGCTGAGCCTCGACGCCGTGCTGCCGAGCCTGCGTGACAACGAGCGCGACCACCGCTCCCTGATGGTCGCCTCCCTTGCCGGCGGACGCGCCAGCCGGCGCGCGGCCCGGCAGCGGGCGGCCCAGAACAACGCGCAGCAGAACAGCTCGCACCAGAACAGCACAGGCCAGAACAACTCAGCGGGGACACGCGGCCCGGCCGCATCCCCCTTCCGCACGTTGCGCGGGGGCCTCGGCCAGCTGATCGATGCCCTGGTCGACCAGCTGCGTGCCGGTGGCGTCGAGCTGCTGGTGAACACCAGCGTCGACCTGCTGGGCCGCGACGGGGTGCACCTGTCCGATGGGCGGGTGCTGCCCGCCGATGCGGTGGTACTTGCCGGGGGAGTGGCCAGCTCGGCGCGGTTGCTGCGACCCCAGCTGCCGGCCGCCGCCCGTGCCCTGGCGCAGATCCCCCTGGCCTCCACGACGATCGTCTCGCTGGCCTGGCCGGTCAGCGCCTTCGACGTCGCCCCTGATTCGCAGGGTTGGCTCGAGGCCGACGCCGGCCCGGTCAGTGGCCTGACCGCCAGCTCCATCAAGTTCGCCGGCCGCGCCCCCGACGGTTCGGTGCTGATGCGCGTCTTCGTCCCCGACAAGCGCGGCCCGCTCACCGACGCCCCCGACGACGAGCTGCTCAGCGCGGTGATCGACCATGTGCGCCCCCTGCTGGGCGTGCACGGCGAGCCCGGCCTCACCCAGATCACCCGCTGGCACAAGGTGATGCCCAAGTACACCGTGGGACACCTGGAGCGCGCTGCGGTGGTCGATTCCACGCTGGCCGAGCAGCGTCCCACCTGGGCGGTTGCCGGGAGTGCCCTGCACGGCGTCGGGCTGCCCGACTGCATCAGCGACGCCCGGCACAGCGCCGACGAGGTGATCGACGCCGCACTGGCCGCTACCCCGAGCGCACCCACCGGCAACGCCGCCACCGACCGGACGGAGACCCGATGA
- a CDS encoding TIGR04053 family radical SAM/SPASM domain-containing protein → MSHPAGIGSVKPVNWAYDRAPMIIYWELTTACGLACRHCRATAQPDPAPGELTTDEALGVLDEFAGFGSPAPHVIFTGGDPMRRGDLDQLIAAANQRGLGVSLAPAVTPLLSAQRLKDLKALDVQAISLSLDGSTAAHHDGIRQVPGTFDATMTALADANAAGVPVQINTLVTDETAKDLDDVYELLKNYDVMQWSLFFLISVGRGAQLRELTPGDAERTLIKWGRIGRTSPFRIKTTEAMQYRRINAQAMMHAGKTREDVENSPAARGFGIRDGNGIVFISHLGEVMPSGFLPLSVGNVKDRSIVELYRDTELMRQLRRPEEFKGRCGVCEFDRWCGGSRARAYAWTGDPLASDPLCPYVPEKMREHDLSVA, encoded by the coding sequence ATGTCACATCCCGCCGGAATCGGTTCCGTCAAGCCCGTCAACTGGGCCTACGACCGCGCACCGATGATCATCTACTGGGAGCTGACCACTGCCTGTGGCCTGGCGTGCCGGCATTGTCGCGCGACGGCCCAGCCCGATCCGGCACCCGGCGAGCTGACCACCGACGAGGCACTCGGCGTGCTCGACGAGTTCGCCGGCTTCGGCTCCCCGGCACCCCATGTGATCTTCACCGGCGGCGACCCGATGCGTCGCGGCGACCTCGACCAGCTCATCGCCGCCGCGAACCAGCGCGGGCTCGGCGTCTCGCTGGCCCCGGCCGTCACCCCGCTGCTGTCGGCCCAGCGACTCAAGGACCTCAAGGCGCTGGACGTGCAGGCCATCTCGTTGAGCCTCGACGGCTCCACGGCCGCCCACCACGACGGCATCCGCCAGGTGCCGGGCACCTTCGACGCCACCATGACCGCGCTGGCCGACGCGAACGCGGCCGGTGTGCCCGTGCAGATCAACACCCTGGTCACCGACGAGACCGCCAAGGACCTCGACGATGTCTACGAACTGCTCAAGAACTACGACGTCATGCAGTGGAGCCTGTTCTTCCTCATCTCGGTGGGACGCGGTGCCCAGCTGCGCGAGCTCACCCCCGGTGACGCCGAGCGCACCCTCATCAAGTGGGGCAGGATCGGACGCACCTCGCCGTTCCGCATCAAGACCACCGAGGCCATGCAGTACCGCCGCATCAATGCGCAGGCCATGATGCATGCCGGCAAGACCCGCGAGGACGTGGAGAACAGCCCGGCGGCCCGTGGCTTCGGCATCCGCGACGGGAACGGCATCGTGTTCATCTCGCACCTGGGCGAGGTCATGCCCTCGGGCTTCCTGCCGCTGTCGGTGGGCAATGTCAAGGACCGCAGCATCGTGGAGCTCTACCGCGACACCGAGCTGATGCGCCAGCTGCGCCGTCCCGAGGAGTTCAAGGGACGCTGCGGTGTCTGCGAATTCGACCGTTGGTGCGGCGGCTCGCGGGCCCGTGCCTATGCCTGGACCGGCGACCCGCTCGCCTCCGACCCGCTGTGCCCCTATGTGCCTGAGAAGATGCGCGAACACGATCTGAGTGTTGCCTGA
- the hemE gene encoding uroporphyrinogen decarboxylase, giving the protein MPADHPSHSGAIADSALLSACRGDRPARTPVWFMRQAGRSLPEYRAAREGTTMLESCLDPALAAELTLQPVRRYGVDAAIFYSDIMVPLKLAGVDVEIEPGVGPVLAHPVRSRDDIAALPTLTDEALAPIREAIGRVTAQLPDVPLIGFAGAPFTVASYLVEGRPNRTHPRTHALMHDDPQAWEALLEWVAEVDIAFLRAQVLAGASAVQLFDSWVGELSLADYLVHVQPASGRVLRALGELGVPRIHFGTGTGHLLVAMRDAGADVMGVGADLTLDAANELLGGRTPLQGNIDPAVLAGPPEAVDAAVAAVLAAGRAAPAHIVNLAHGVPKDTNPDVLAHIVDLVHEAPAAAKGH; this is encoded by the coding sequence CTGCCCGCCGACCATCCCAGCCACTCCGGCGCCATCGCCGACAGTGCGCTGCTGAGCGCCTGCCGTGGCGACCGTCCGGCCCGCACCCCGGTGTGGTTCATGCGCCAGGCCGGGCGATCGCTGCCCGAGTACCGGGCCGCCCGCGAGGGCACCACGATGCTGGAATCGTGCCTGGACCCGGCCCTGGCCGCCGAGCTCACCCTGCAGCCGGTGCGTCGCTACGGCGTGGATGCGGCGATCTTCTATTCCGACATCATGGTGCCGCTCAAGCTGGCCGGCGTCGACGTCGAGATCGAACCGGGCGTGGGTCCCGTGCTGGCCCATCCGGTGCGCAGCCGTGACGACATCGCCGCGCTGCCGACGCTCACCGACGAGGCCCTGGCCCCGATCCGCGAGGCGATCGGACGGGTGACCGCCCAGCTGCCCGATGTGCCACTGATCGGCTTCGCCGGCGCCCCGTTCACGGTGGCGTCCTATCTGGTGGAGGGCCGCCCCAATCGCACCCATCCGCGCACCCATGCGCTCATGCATGACGATCCGCAGGCGTGGGAGGCGCTGCTCGAATGGGTGGCCGAGGTCGACATCGCCTTCCTGCGCGCCCAGGTGCTGGCCGGCGCCAGTGCCGTGCAGCTGTTCGACTCCTGGGTCGGCGAGTTGTCGCTGGCCGACTACCTGGTGCACGTGCAGCCCGCATCCGGACGCGTTCTGCGTGCCCTGGGCGAGCTCGGCGTGCCCCGCATCCACTTCGGCACCGGCACCGGCCACCTGCTGGTGGCGATGCGCGACGCCGGAGCCGACGTCATGGGCGTGGGTGCCGACCTGACGCTGGACGCCGCCAACGAGCTGCTCGGCGGACGCACCCCGCTGCAGGGCAACATCGACCCGGCCGTGCTGGCCGGCCCGCCCGAGGCGGTTGACGCCGCGGTGGCAGCAGTGCTGGCCGCCGGACGCGCCGCGCCCGCCCACATCGTCAATCTGGCACATGGCGTGCCCAAGGACACCAACCCCGATGTGCTGGCGCACATCGTCGACCTGGTCCATGAGGCGCCCGCAGCTGCGAAAGGACACTGA